The following coding sequences are from one Candidatus Cloacimonadota bacterium window:
- the tsaD gene encoding tRNA (adenosine(37)-N6)-threonylcarbamoyltransferase complex transferase subunit TsaD produces MRKLNILGIETSCDDTSAAVVDSDFHIHSNIVSSQSIHIKFGGVVPELASREHIKGILPIVDLALKETKLTLDDINAIAVSVSPGLIGSLLVGVSFAKGLAYSLGKPLIPVNHILGHICANFLTNKNIEFPFIALIVSGGHTELVKFLSFDDFKILGKTIDDAAGEAFDKIGKVLNIAYPGGPEIDKLASKGNKDYISFPLPMIRKPNYDFSFSGLKTAAALYIKENNINLENVKINDFAASFQNAIVKTLFIKTANAIQKYSIKNLLLAGGVAANSELRKVFHDYAKENNINVFYPSKELCTDNAAMIAAAGIFKYKKNQFADLNLNASSIKGLYQL; encoded by the coding sequence TTGAGAAAGCTAAATATTCTTGGCATAGAAACATCATGTGATGATACATCTGCTGCAGTAGTAGATAGCGATTTTCATATCCATTCTAATATAGTTTCCTCGCAATCAATACATATAAAGTTTGGAGGAGTTGTTCCTGAACTTGCTTCAAGAGAACACATAAAAGGTATCCTGCCAATTGTGGATTTGGCATTAAAAGAAACAAAATTAACTTTGGATGATATAAATGCAATTGCCGTTTCTGTAAGTCCGGGTCTTATTGGTTCTCTTTTAGTTGGAGTTTCTTTTGCAAAAGGACTTGCATACAGTCTTGGAAAACCTTTGATACCAGTAAATCATATTTTAGGACATATATGTGCAAATTTTTTAACGAATAAAAATATTGAATTTCCATTTATAGCTCTGATAGTTTCTGGAGGGCATACAGAATTAGTAAAATTTTTATCATTTGATGATTTCAAAATTTTAGGAAAAACAATTGATGATGCCGCTGGAGAAGCTTTTGATAAAATTGGGAAGGTATTGAATATTGCCTATCCAGGAGGACCAGAAATAGATAAGCTTGCAAGTAAAGGTAATAAAGATTATATAAGTTTCCCGTTGCCAATGATAAGGAAACCAAATTATGATTTTAGCTTTAGCGGATTAAAAACAGCAGCTGCTCTGTATATAAAGGAAAATAATATTAATTTGGAAAATGTTAAGATAAATGATTTTGCCGCAAGTTTCCAGAATGCTATAGTGAAAACCTTATTTATAAAAACGGCTAATGCTATTCAAAAATACAGTATTAAAAATTTATTATTGGCTGGAGGTGTTGCTGCTAATTCTGAATTACGAAAAGTTTTTCATGACTATGCAAAAGAAAACAATATAAATGTATTTTATCCATCCAAAGAATTATGCACTGATAATGCTGCAATGATAGCAGCTGCTGGAATCTTCAAATATAAGAAGAATCAATTTGCAGATTTGAACTTGAATGCCTCTTCAATAAAAGGTTTATATCAATTATGA